The Fervidicoccaceae archaeon DNA segment TCCATCTTTCCCACCACTCATTTTATTATGATTATTGGATCCACATTCTTCCTCATCTCTATGGCATTCTGCCTGCACACCTGGGCGCATAGACCACAATAGATGCACTTTGAATAATCGAAGCTTGGATTCTTGATTTCAACCTGTCTATTGCCAAGCATTCTCTTTCCTCCAGGTATCATGGTTATTGCCTGAGCTGGACAGGATAATGCGCAGAGAGAACAACCAATGCACTTATCTGCTATCAGGACTGGTATGCCTCTTGAAACTTCTGTGAATGCTCTTTCAGTATCTTCTGATGGAAAAGTCTCCGGTCTTGAAAAAAAGCTCTCTATAGCTTCAAACACTGTCTTCACGCTTTTTTTCGCTACCATAATCCCATCCTCCAGCTTGTTATTATTAGCGCCTGTATCACGAGCATTGATGCTAATGGAAGAGCAAGCCTCATGGGAAGGAGCATGCTCCTCACTCTCACAGCTACTCCCTCAATGAATGCTAGAAGTATAATTAGTGCGATAGACTTGAGAAGGAAGTATATTGGCCAAAGAATTGGTAAGCTTGAAACAAGGGGACCATAGCCTCCGCCAAGGAATAGGGACACTATAAGAAAAATGCTGAGGGTAAAGTCCATGTCGCCAGAGAGTCTTATGTAAGCCAGAGTCCTGCCTGAAAGCTCACTCATCCAACCTGCTGCAATTTCCTGCTTGGCGTGAGGCAAATCGAATGGAGGCTTCTCTAGCTTTGCAAGCAAGGAGATAACTGCTACAGCAAAACCTATAGGCTGATAAACAATGATAGGAACATTCTGTACCTGGTACTGAACGATCTCACTAATCGTAGCTGATCCTACCTGCAAAAATATGATTGCAAAGCAAGACAAGAAGATCAGCTCATAGAGAGAGTACTGCACTATTAACCTGCTTGTACCCACTAGTGTGAAGGGAGTCTTTATGGACATTCCCGCCATGAGATAGGAAAAAGATGTCAAGGCAAATATAACTAATATGACCAACAGATCTCCGTTGAAGCTGAGAATAGAGCTCTTGGAAAAAAATGGTATGTGGAGAAAACCGTAGGTGAGAAGTGTAACTCCCACGAGTGGAGAGAGCCTGTACAGGAGTATATCTGTTCCCTCTGAAATTATCTCCCTCTTTCCCAATAGCTTCAGGAAATCAGCTACAGGCTGCAGGATGCCTCCAGGTCCAGTGAAGTACGGTCCAATTCTTTTCTGAACCCTAGCTATGGCTTTTCTCTCTACCCATTCAAAGAAAAAGCAGAGAAAGAGAAATACTATTCCTGCCCCAAGAGCTAGAATTGGTACTAGAAAAATGGAGTAGCTCATAGAGAACACCCAAGGCCAATTCCCTGAGGAGCTGCCCTAGGCAGTTTTACGATGAACGGCTCCTTTCTGTTAATGTAGACTATTGCTCTATCCTCACAGCTGAAGCAGGGATCTATCATTGTTAAAATTAGGGGGACGTCGGATAGCGTGTATCCTTTTATTGCCTCTGAAGCCAAAACGAGATTTGGCAGTGTTGGCGTTCTTATTTTAACTCTGTAGGGATTTCTCATTCCGACTTTGCCCCTAATATAATAGTAGAGTTCTCCCCTCGGTGGCTCAGTTCTTGCAAAAGCTTCACCATCCTTTGAAGTTCCCATGAAGAAAGCTGAAGGAACGGGATTTCCGGAGGGCATTTTCTCAACTAGCTGTTGGATTATTCCTATTGATTCGAAGGTCTCCTTTACTCTTACTTCAGCAATTGTGAGAACGTCTCCCCTATTTCCAGTTACAACATCAAACGAAACTTCTGGATAAGCGCCATATGGTTCAACTTTTCTTATATCATAGGGAACACCCGTGGCTCTGAGAACTGGGCCAACGGCTCCTGAAGAAATAGCTGTGTCTGCATGATATATGCCTATGCCTCTTGTTCTTTCTTCCAGAGGACCGTATGACATGACCTCCTCAGTTATTCTTCTGAACTCCTTCTCAAATTCCGATATTTCTCTCTTCACGACCTTCAATTTTTCATCCGAAACATCGTATCTAACTCCTCCAATCGTAATGAAGGATTTATTGACCCTATTTCCCGCAATCATTTCTAAGAGCTTCATTATCCTCTCTCTGGCAGACCAGAGCCACATGAACATTGAGTCGAAACCTACCCAGTATCCGAGGAGTCCTATCCATAGAGAGTGGCTGTGTATCCTCTCAAGCTCGGCAACTAGCGTCCTCAAGAATTCTGCCTTTTTATTCGGAGATATCCCCAAGAGATTCTCAACAGCAAGAGTATACGTCCAAGAATGATGAAAGCTGCAAATTCCGCATACTCTCTCAACCAGAAAGAGGGTTTGAAGGAAGCTCCTGGTCTCTGCAAGTTTCTCTATGCCCCTATGAACGTACCCTATTCTTGGTCTTGCCTCCACAATCTTCTCTCCTTCGAGTGCTATGGCAAAGTGCTCAGGCTCCTTTAGAGCTGGATGATACGGGCCAAAAGGCAGTATTACTATGCTCTCAACACTGTACCTGGAGGACCCAGTTATTGGTATAACCGATGAAGGTGGCTCCTGCATCTGAACTTCATTGAGGATCTGCATTAGTTGTTCAAGTGAAACTGTTTTGAGGAGAGGCGGTGGGGCACCTTGAGGATAGCTTTCCGGTAGGAGAAGCTTGGCATTTGGTAGAGGATGTCCAATGAAGCTGACTCCAAACATGTCTCTTATTTCCATCTCATATATATAGGCCCCTCTGATCTGAGAGCTTATGCTCTCGACAGCTGCTCCTTTTTCAGGAAGGGATACTAGCAGATGTTTCATTTCTCCTTTCCAATTATCAAAGGAATAGATCAGTTCAATGCTGTTTGCCACATGGGTGGCGGTGATTCCTACTAAATGGGGATAGCTCGAGATAACTGCTCTGACGGTTTCAGGAAGGGATTCCGGAAATACTGTTAAGACAGAAGAGCTGTCATTCCTTTTCAGGCTTACTGCTCCCATTCTCATCTGCACCTCCAAGCTGATTCTCGTAGAATTTTTTGATGATGGAATAGATCATTCTCGGATTTGGAGGACATCCTGGAATGCATATCACGTTTTTGAGAACCTTATCCACTCCTCCTATAACATTGTACCCTCCTCGGAAGACTCCTCCACTGCATGCACAAGTTCCAATAGCCAGAACAACCTTGGGTTCAGGAATTTGATCGTATATCATTCTCAGGGATCCAAGAGTCTGTCTCGTGACTGGACCGGTTACAACCAATATATCAGCGTGTTTTGGAGAGGAAGTTAGAATTGCTCCAAGCCTCTCAACATCGTACTTAGGTGTGAGAGATGCTACCACCTCAATATCACAGCCGTTGCATCCACCTGAGTTGAAATGGAAGAGCCAAGGGCTCCTCCTCACCAACCGGAGTGAGCTATTTTTTTCCAATGTCTCTCTCCCCCAAGTAGACGAAGTATCCAAGCACTGTTGCGAACAGGGATGCTGCAAAGAGGAGAATAATCCAAGGAGAAATTTCTACGAAGAAAGTAGCTACGAGGAGCGACTCGACTGCGAGAAGTATGGATAGAAATATGATCATATCGCTCACATGAACAAAATTCTCTCCATTGAGAGAGATCCCCGCTGTATATGGCTGGGACTTTCTTCCCCCCTTTTCAACATTGAAGAGGGGAGACTTGCTGGTTAGAACATATATGGCTGCGAATAATGCTCCTATCACCAGAACAGAAATTATTTCTAGCTCTATTTCAGCTAGCTCCAATCCAAATACCTCCGGAGATCAATAATTTTTAATTTATTTTCAATTAATAAATATTTCTATGTAAAAATCTAAAATTACGAAATAATTTCTTCTATCTTATTAACGTATATTTGCTTAATCAATAATTAATAATATAAAATTATATACAATAGCAATCTATTATTACAAATACTTATTATCCTTTTTTCAGTAAAACATCAAAGATTTGAGTTGAAAGAGCTATCAGCAAAAGAGCTGGTTGCGTTACTGTTGGAAGAAATTGAGAATAAAAAGTCCACAATAGCATGCATAGGAAGCTCTCTCAGATCGGATGATGCCGCTGCATTGAAGCTCTGCGATATTTTAAGGAAGCGAACAAGCAGCGATGAAATATTAATATGTGATGGTGGACTGGAAAACTGCTTGGATAGGCTAATCGAAAAAAAGCCGAGTAGGCTAGTAATATTGGACGCCGCGGCTGTTGATACAAATGAGGCAGGAAAAATTTTCCTCTTTGATATTGAAGAAATCTCAGAGGGAGCTGCTTGGTCCCACAGAATTCCAATTTCAATGGCGCTGAAAATTTTGAGTAATAGCATATTGCTGGACTCAGTGATCTTAATTGGAATTGGAGGAGAGCGCTTTGATATTGGAGAGGAATTATCCCCTTCGGTTGAGAAGCTGATAAACTATGTGGATGAACTTCTTGGAATACGTATGAAGACAATGTTAGAGCTAGAGTTTTCTTCTTATGAGAGCAAAGATAAGAATAGGGATGGCTGAAAAAATAAGGGAAATAATTGGGAGGGGAATTCCAATTATTTGCTGTGTAAATAAGGAAACCAGCGGATAGCCCTCCAGCTTTATTTGAATCGATCTCAGCAACAGAGGAATTTCTCCCAGTAGAAAGCTAATGATGGCAATATCTGCCCTTCTGAGCTCCGGAAGCTCGAGAGCTGCTATTAGCTGTATTGCTGTTGGAAGAAGCAGAAGCGATGAGATAACTGAGAGCTCTACTATGAATGACAATCTCCAGATGGAGAAGAGGCCTGAGAAAAGGAGGGAGAGAGCAACGATAACCCTACTTAATTGTATCTCCATTCTTTCAGATATCCTTCTTGAGTTCCGAAGGAGAGATGAAATATTCGAGGATACAGTGATCGTTATTCCATTGATAGTAGAGATAGCTGCTGCAAAGATGCTGACGAGAATGAATGATGAAAGAATCTCGTTCCCATAACCTAGAAGGGCATATGTGACCTGATCTCTGTTGCTTATAGAGGGGAAAAGTGAGGCAATTGTAAGAGACCTAGCTAATAGTCCTGTCAAGACCATGAAAGCCGTGTATAGAAGCCCATAGATGCCGAAAGCAGTGATGGCCTTTCTAAGATCTTTTTCGCTTCTGGGGGAAAAGAGCCTCTGTACGACCTGGGGGTTGGAAAGTGCGAAAAATATCCAGGGGATGGTGTAGCTCAGAAAGGTTCCGATCGTCCAATACCCCTGTCCAACAGAGAGGGATCCAGAGCTTTCCAAGAGGGAAAAGGCTCCGTGTATGCCTATACTATGATTTGTCAAACTCAAGACGAATAAGAAGAATGCTAATCCAGCAGAGAGCATCCATATCCCCTGCATAGCATCTGTGAAAGCTATGCTCCAC contains these protein-coding regions:
- a CDS encoding 4Fe-4S binding protein: MVAKKSVKTVFEAIESFFSRPETFPSEDTERAFTEVSRGIPVLIADKCIGCSLCALSCPAQAITMIPGGKRMLGNRQVEIKNPSFDYSKCIYCGLCAQVCRQNAIEMRKNVDPIIIIK
- a CDS encoding complex I subunit 1 family protein, with the translated sequence MSYSIFLVPILALGAGIVFLFLCFFFEWVERKAIARVQKRIGPYFTGPGGILQPVADFLKLLGKREIISEGTDILLYRLSPLVGVTLLTYGFLHIPFFSKSSILSFNGDLLVILVIFALTSFSYLMAGMSIKTPFTLVGTSRLIVQYSLYELIFLSCFAIIFLQVGSATISEIVQYQVQNVPIIVYQPIGFAVAVISLLAKLEKPPFDLPHAKQEIAAGWMSELSGRTLAYIRLSGDMDFTLSIFLIVSLFLGGGYGPLVSSLPILWPIYFLLKSIALIILLAFIEGVAVRVRSMLLPMRLALPLASMLVIQALIITSWRMGLW
- a CDS encoding NADH-quinone oxidoreductase subunit C; amino-acid sequence: MGAVSLKRNDSSSVLTVFPESLPETVRAVISSYPHLVGITATHVANSIELIYSFDNWKGEMKHLLVSLPEKGAAVESISSQIRGAYIYEMEIRDMFGVSFIGHPLPNAKLLLPESYPQGAPPPLLKTVSLEQLMQILNEVQMQEPPSSVIPITGSSRYSVESIVILPFGPYHPALKEPEHFAIALEGEKIVEARPRIGYVHRGIEKLAETRSFLQTLFLVERVCGICSFHHSWTYTLAVENLLGISPNKKAEFLRTLVAELERIHSHSLWIGLLGYWVGFDSMFMWLWSARERIMKLLEMIAGNRVNKSFITIGGVRYDVSDEKLKVVKREISEFEKEFRRITEEVMSYGPLEERTRGIGIYHADTAISSGAVGPVLRATGVPYDIRKVEPYGAYPEVSFDVVTGNRGDVLTIAEVRVKETFESIGIIQQLVEKMPSGNPVPSAFFMGTSKDGEAFARTEPPRGELYYYIRGKVGMRNPYRVKIRTPTLPNLVLASEAIKGYTLSDVPLILTMIDPCFSCEDRAIVYINRKEPFIVKLPRAAPQGIGLGCSL
- the nuoB gene encoding NADH-quinone oxidoreductase subunit NuoB — its product is MEKNSSLRLVRRSPWLFHFNSGGCNGCDIEVVASLTPKYDVERLGAILTSSPKHADILVVTGPVTRQTLGSLRMIYDQIPEPKVVLAIGTCACSGGVFRGGYNVIGGVDKVLKNVICIPGCPPNPRMIYSIIKKFYENQLGGADENGSSKPEKE
- a CDS encoding hydrogenase maturation protease: MKELSAKELVALLLEEIENKKSTIACIGSSLRSDDAAALKLCDILRKRTSSDEILICDGGLENCLDRLIEKKPSRLVILDAAAVDTNEAGKIFLFDIEEISEGAAWSHRIPISMALKILSNSILLDSVILIGIGGERFDIGEELSPSVEKLINYVDELLGIRMKTMLELEFSSYESKDKNRDG
- a CDS encoding sodium:solute symporter family protein, which translates into the protein MISSFILMFSAYVLLGSMLAYFSRRFLSRSATDFYSAHTRLGWFLSFMAYASTTYSAFMVVGLVGLSYSTGLGSLGYELSYLIATLFLLSLYANKLWKISRDAKISTVSELNEHMFGSRKFALFISIFQMIALIPYLSAQIQGLSLAFSFLGMSYVLGVLVSVMISFVWTMIAGMWSIAFTDAMQGIWMLSAGLAFFLFVLSLTNHSIGIHGAFSLLESSGSLSVGQGYWTIGTFLSYTIPWIFFALSNPQVVQRLFSPRSEKDLRKAITAFGIYGLLYTAFMVLTGLLARSLTIASLFPSISNRDQVTYALLGYGNEILSSFILVSIFAAAISTINGITITVSSNISSLLRNSRRISERMEIQLSRVIVALSLLFSGLFSIWRLSFIVELSVISSLLLLPTAIQLIAALELPELRRADIAIISFLLGEIPLLLRSIQIKLEGYPLVSLFTQQIIGIPLPIISLIFSAIPILIFALIRRKL